Proteins from a single region of Paramormyrops kingsleyae isolate MSU_618 chromosome 9, PKINGS_0.4, whole genome shotgun sequence:
- the LOC111848855 gene encoding nuclear inhibitor of protein phosphatase 1 isoform X3 — protein sequence MRMRAGKPPPGLHLDVVKGDKLVEKLIIDEKKYYLFGRNPDICDFTIDHQSCSRVHAALVYHKHLKRVFLIDLNSTHGTFLGHIRLEPHKPQQVPIDSTVSFGASTRVYTIREKPQTQPGSGTGDSKTGEDEDLKGLLGLPEEETELENLTEFNTAHNKRISTLTIEEGNLDIQRPKRKRRSSRVSFSEEDEVINPEDVDPTVGRFRNMVQTAVVPIKKKKQDGHMGLGVEDGTSRRVHTFPFSGSLYGDLPPASHEANVHPAGAPCGAAIMGGLPLPFPNPAPEVDLSPTTAQPPVTLTIRPAPGPYAPEAVNEPRKKKYAKEAWPGKKPTPSLLI from the exons ATGAGAATGAG GGCTGGAAAACCTCCCCCAGGGCTCCATTTGGACGTGGTGAAAGGGGACAAGCTGGTGGAG AAGCTGATCATTGACGAAAAGAAGTACTACCTGTTTGGGCGTAACCCGGACATCTGCGACTTCACCATCGACCACCAGTCCTGCTCGCGCGTCCATGCCGCCCTGGTGTACCACAAGCACCTCAAGAGAGTCTTCCTTATTGACCTCAACAGCA CCCATGGCACATTTCTGGGGCACATCCGTCTGGAGCCTCACAAGCCGCAGCAGGTCCCCATCGACTCTACGGTGTCATTCGGTGCATCTACGCGGGTTTACACCATCCGGGAGAAACCACAGACGCAGCCTGGCTCAGGCACCGGGGACAGTAAGACCGGGGAGGATGAGGATCTCAAAGGGCTCCTCGGACTGCCAGAGGAGGAGACGGAGCTGGAG AACCTGACTGAATTCAACACAGCCCACAACAAGCGCATCTCCACCCTGACCATCGAGGAGGGAAACTTGGACATCCAGAGGCCCAAGCGTAAGAGGAGAAGCTCCCGGGTCTCATTCAGCGAGGAGGATGAGGTTATTAACCCAG AGGATGTGGACCCCACTGTGGGACGCTTCCGGAACATGGTTCAGACGGCGGTGGTTCCAATCAAG AAGAagaagcaggatggtcacatgggcCTTGGTGTGGAGGACGGGACCTCTCGCCGCGTGCACACCTTCCCCTTCAGCGGCAGCCTGTACGGGGACCTGCCGCCCGCCAGCCACGAGGCGAACGTCCACCCGGCAGGGGCCCCGTGCGGCGCCGCCATCATGGGAGGGCTGCCGCTGCCCTTCCCCAACCCAGCTCCCGAGGTTGACCTGTCCCCCACCACTGCACAGCCACCTGTCACCCTCACCATCAGGCCTGCCCCCGGCCCTTATGCCCCCGAGGCTGTCAATGAGCCCCGCAAGAAGAAGTATGCCAAGGAGGCGTGGCCTGGGAAGAAGCCCACCCCTTCCTTGCTTATATAG
- the smpdl3b gene encoding acid sphingomyelinase-like phosphodiesterase 3b isoform X2 translates to MKAILSDPDFIVWTGDDTPHVSDDQLGEDAVLRIVGNITRVLRQTFPETKVYDALGNHDYHPKSQLPPEPNSIYSRIAELWQDWLEPESQLTFNKGGFYTEELLKKSGYRVLILNTNLYYDQNKVTENILDPGGQFEWMDAVLTSAASKNEKVYIVGHVPPGFFEKKKRKPWFRSEFNRRYLGLIQKHHAVISGQFFGHHHTDSFRMFYDSKGNPISTMFLTPGVTPWKTTLPGVEDGANNPGIRVFEYDMTTLLVKDMVTYYLNLTYANVVWERWEKEYRLCESFRVPDASPTSMHYILEQLEDSGCDLQKYYEFNSVSYDLSSCDADCRADHVCAIREVDFDRYEQCIAKEGAPSTHPALAPLLLCVAVSLYGTSQ, encoded by the exons ATGAAGGCGATTCTATCAGACCCGGATTTCATCGTGTGGACAGG CGATGATACGCCGCACGTATCCGACGATCAGCTCGGGGAGGACGCCGTCCTGCGCATCGTCGGAAACATCACTCGCGTCCTGCGACAGACTTTTCCAG AAACAAAGGTTTACGATGCACTGGGTAATCATGACTATCATCCCAAGAGCCAGTTGCCTCCGGAACCGAACAGCATATACAGCCGAATCGCAGAACTTTGGCAGGATTGGCTGGAGCCTGAATCCCAGCTCACCTTTAACAAAG GTGGATTCTACACAGAAGAGCTCCTGAAGAAGTCAGGCTACAGGGTCCTGATCCTCAACACCAATCTTTACTACGACCAGAACAAAGTGACGGAGAACATCCTAGACCCGGGGGGCCAGTTTGAGTGGATGGACGCTGTATTGACGTCCGCCGCCAGCAAAAATGAAAAG GTGTATATTGTGGGCCATGTGCCACCTGGCTTCTTTGAGAAGAAGAAGAGAAAACCATGGTTCCGGTCTGAGTTCAACCGTCGTTATCTTGGGCTGATCCAAAAGCACCATGCAGTAATTTCCGGGCAGTTCTTTGGCCACCACCACACAGACAGCTTCCGGATGTTCTACGACTCTAAAG GAAACCCAATTAGCACTATGTTCCTCACTCCTGGAGTCACCCCATGGAAGACAACTCTGCCTGGAGTTGAAGATGGAGCCAACAACCCTGGCATCCGAGTTTTTGAGTATGACATGACTACCCTTCTTGTCAAG GACATGGTGACTTACTACCTGAACCTGACCTATGCCAACGTGGTGTGGGAGCGCTGGGAGAAGGAGTACCGACTGTGCGAGTCCTTCCGGGTGCCAGATGCCTCTCCGACCTCCATGCATTATATCTTGGAGCAGCTGGAAGACTCCGGCTGTGACCTGCAGAAGTACTACGAGTTCAACTCGGTCAGCTACGACCTCAGCTCCTGTGACGCAGACTGTCGTGCTGACCATGTCTGCGCCATCCGTGAGGTTGATTTTGACAGGTATGAGCAGTGTATAGCAAAGGAAGGGGCGCCATCCACCCACCCTGCCCTGGCACCCCTTCTCCTCTGTGTGGCAGTCAGCCTGTACGGGACCAGCCAATGA
- the smpdl3b gene encoding acid sphingomyelinase-like phosphodiesterase 3b isoform X1, with protein MRMKPYGIFPSLLFLFVVLSGRSSADLGRFWHISDLHWDPTYAATSSPDRVCASSGTRPAPNAGTYGHYNCDSPWELVLSSINAMKAILSDPDFIVWTGDDTPHVSDDQLGEDAVLRIVGNITRVLRQTFPETKVYDALGNHDYHPKSQLPPEPNSIYSRIAELWQDWLEPESQLTFNKGGFYTEELLKKSGYRVLILNTNLYYDQNKVTENILDPGGQFEWMDAVLTSAASKNEKVYIVGHVPPGFFEKKKRKPWFRSEFNRRYLGLIQKHHAVISGQFFGHHHTDSFRMFYDSKGNPISTMFLTPGVTPWKTTLPGVEDGANNPGIRVFEYDMTTLLVKDMVTYYLNLTYANVVWERWEKEYRLCESFRVPDASPTSMHYILEQLEDSGCDLQKYYEFNSVSYDLSSCDADCRADHVCAIREVDFDRYEQCIAKEGAPSTHPALAPLLLCVAVSLYGTSQ; from the exons ATGAGGATGAAACCGTACGGAATATTCCCCAGCCTTCTTTTCCTCTTTGTTGTTCTTAGCGGTAGAAGTTCGGCCGATTTGG GTCGTTTTTGGCATATCTCAGATCTCCACTGGGACCCCACCTACGCTGCCACAAGCAGCCCCGATCGGGTGTGCGCCTCCAGTGGGACTCGACCGGCCCCAAACGCAGGAACATACGGTCACTACAACTGCGACTCGCCATGGGAACTCGTCCTGTCATCCATAAATGCCATGAAGGCGATTCTATCAGACCCGGATTTCATCGTGTGGACAGG CGATGATACGCCGCACGTATCCGACGATCAGCTCGGGGAGGACGCCGTCCTGCGCATCGTCGGAAACATCACTCGCGTCCTGCGACAGACTTTTCCAG AAACAAAGGTTTACGATGCACTGGGTAATCATGACTATCATCCCAAGAGCCAGTTGCCTCCGGAACCGAACAGCATATACAGCCGAATCGCAGAACTTTGGCAGGATTGGCTGGAGCCTGAATCCCAGCTCACCTTTAACAAAG GTGGATTCTACACAGAAGAGCTCCTGAAGAAGTCAGGCTACAGGGTCCTGATCCTCAACACCAATCTTTACTACGACCAGAACAAAGTGACGGAGAACATCCTAGACCCGGGGGGCCAGTTTGAGTGGATGGACGCTGTATTGACGTCCGCCGCCAGCAAAAATGAAAAG GTGTATATTGTGGGCCATGTGCCACCTGGCTTCTTTGAGAAGAAGAAGAGAAAACCATGGTTCCGGTCTGAGTTCAACCGTCGTTATCTTGGGCTGATCCAAAAGCACCATGCAGTAATTTCCGGGCAGTTCTTTGGCCACCACCACACAGACAGCTTCCGGATGTTCTACGACTCTAAAG GAAACCCAATTAGCACTATGTTCCTCACTCCTGGAGTCACCCCATGGAAGACAACTCTGCCTGGAGTTGAAGATGGAGCCAACAACCCTGGCATCCGAGTTTTTGAGTATGACATGACTACCCTTCTTGTCAAG GACATGGTGACTTACTACCTGAACCTGACCTATGCCAACGTGGTGTGGGAGCGCTGGGAGAAGGAGTACCGACTGTGCGAGTCCTTCCGGGTGCCAGATGCCTCTCCGACCTCCATGCATTATATCTTGGAGCAGCTGGAAGACTCCGGCTGTGACCTGCAGAAGTACTACGAGTTCAACTCGGTCAGCTACGACCTCAGCTCCTGTGACGCAGACTGTCGTGCTGACCATGTCTGCGCCATCCGTGAGGTTGATTTTGACAGGTATGAGCAGTGTATAGCAAAGGAAGGGGCGCCATCCACCCACCCTGCCCTGGCACCCCTTCTCCTCTGTGTGGCAGTCAGCCTGTACGGGACCAGCCAATGA
- the themis2 gene encoding protein THEMIS2, with translation MEGTETDAVSMQTYIESLDTKTLPRILQVCSGVYFQGSVYEVSGSEVCLSTGDMVKIIGAKLLSATTEDISSKETSELPLNYKGMFKMVLEDMPYSSVEEMVGLLPVDLESFHPISFVSCHCLKVKGRVLEGGQVLTLMEPRTLVNGTPSVRCQIEGHQGPSSEILIPLSCRGKFYEHDNGQAYTLEQILTSPRLGTRYFRHIKTTNCGGPLKITPIYQVQAIMSMRKDVVTFPSSLEVDVVDVTEQSQSVKFVTPLSLAEVMAKPPERFPAMAEVVEGPSVPSPFKSPWVENLQKGQRLVLHSCCDSPMVLASTLKSKKAQQNFLVSQNYGGRLRRRPREFAAVYELCGALQRAPGLSVTVSRHCEALEKGLDSLSAGDQLDILRNQMVEVQGNEGEWQTVEVLVCRHLSEADEDDEDDEDDEDDGEDERKHELLLPMYLEGQFVERIKDKKKYSLANLVKQFPLPLDVKVATKDTAVRCDPLSDHLGLQLKETVIEPVVLASLASKPDECFELPSRWLSMALYFTEDPLPWHKGQAPKMQCETVTELTEAFYHEFLSQVGRAEVLPPPLPPKRVMESKTSHQRSESLPTQLDQLTLSNENKLKRSPPPPPMILEDPPPVLQRKPISPASTQPNMYVQTPKRPSKKSKRENDSDHDYESPDEFIKNAAESVMFY, from the exons ATGGAGGGAACCGAAACGGACGCCGTGTCTATGCAGACATACATCGAGTCTTTGGATACAAAAACCCTCCCTCGCATTTTGCAGGTTTGCTCCGGAGTTTATTTTCAAG GGTCAGTGTATGAGGTATCTGGGAGTGAAGTGTGCCTGTCCACGGGGGACATGGTAAAGATCATTGGCGCCAAACTTTTGTCTGCAACTACAGAGGATATCAGCAGCAAGGAGACATCTGAGTTGCCACTTAATTACAAAG GCATGTTCAAGATGGTTCTGGAGGACATGCCCTACTCCTCGGTGGAGGAGATGGTGGGGTTGCTTCCAGTAGACCTGGAATCCTTCCATCCCATCAGCTTCGTCAGTTGTCACTGTCTGAAGGTGAAAGGCCGCGTTTTGGAGGGCGGCCAGGTGCTGACTCTCATGGAGCCCAGGACACTGGTGAATGGAACGCCAAGTGTTCGCTGCCAGATTGAGGGACACCAGGGCCCCTCATCTGAAATCCTCATCCCGCTCTCCTGCCGTGGGAAATTCTATGAGCATGACAATGGGCAGGCCTACACCCTGGAACAGATCCTGACCTCACCCCGCCTCGGTACCCGGTATTTCCGCCACATCAAGACCACAAACTGCGGGGGTCCCTTGAAAATTACCCCCATATACCAAGTTCAGGCCATCATGAGCA TGAGGAAAGACGTAGTCACCTTTCCCTCCAGTCTGGAGGTGGACGTCGTGGATGTGACGGAGCAGTCTCAAAGTGTCAAGTTTGTGACCCCGCTGTCATTGGCGGAAGTTATGGCCAAGCCCCCGGAGAGATTCCCTGCCATGGCTGAGGTCGTGGAGGGCCCCAGCGTACCATCGCCTTTCAAGAGCCCATGGGTGGAGAACCTGCAGAAGGGCCAGCGGCTGGTGCTACACAGCTGCTGTGACTCACCCATGGTGCTTGCCTCCACCCTGAAGAGCAAGAAGGCCCAGCAGAACTTCCTGGTCTCACAGAACTACGGCGGTCGCCTGCGGCGGCGGCCCCGCGAGTTCGCCGCCGTCTACGAGCTGTGCGGTGCCCTTCAGCGGGCGCCAGGCTTGAGCGTGACCGTGTCACGGCACTGCGAGGCACTGGAGAAGGGATTGGACTCCCTGAGTGCCGGTGACCAGCTTGACATCCTTCGGAACCAGATGGTGGAGGTGCAAGGGAATGAAGGCGAGTGGCAGACGGTAGAGGTGCTGGTCTGCCGACACCTGTCTGAGGCGGATGAGGACGACGAGGATGATGAGGACGACGAGGACGATGGTGAGGATGAGAGAAAACATGAGCTCCTTCTACCTATGTACCTCGAAGGCCAGTTTGTCGAGAGGATTAAGGACAAGAAGAAGTACAGCCTGGCCAACTTGGTCAAGCAATTTCCACTCCCACTGGATGTTAAAGTGGCGACAAAGGACACGGCAGTCCGCTGCGACCCCCTGTCGGACCACCTGGGCTTGCAACTGAAGGAGACAGTCATAGAACCTGTGGTTCTGGCCAGCCTCGCCAGCAAGCCGGATGAGTGCTTCGAGCTGCCCAGTCGTTGGCTCAGCATGGCACTGTACTTCACCGAGGACCCCCTGCCCTGGCATAAGGGCCAGGCCCCCAAGATGCAGTGCGAGACGGTGACGGAGCTGACAGAGGCCTTCTACCATGAGTTTCTCAGCCAGGTGGGAAGAGCTGAAGTGTTGCCCCCTCCACTGCCACCCAAGCGCGTAATGGAGAGCAAGACGAGTCACCAGAGGAGCGAGTCGCTCCCCACCCAGCTCGATCAGCTCACCTTAAGCAATGAGAATAAACTGAAGAGGTCACCTCCGCCACCCCCAATG ATTTTAGAAGACCCCCCTCCAGTGTTACAAAGGAAGCCCATCTCACCGGCCAGCACTCAGCCCAACATGTATGTGCAGACCCCGAAGAGGCCTTCAAAAAAGAGCAAGAGAG aaaaTGACTCCGACCACGACTATGAATCGCCGGACGAGTTCATAAAGAACGCTGCAGAGAGTGTCATGTTCTACTGA
- the LOC111848855 gene encoding nuclear inhibitor of protein phosphatase 1 isoform X2, with amino-acid sequence MAANSIANLPQFDCPTWAGKPPPGLHLDVVKGDKLVEKLIIDEKKYYLFGRNPDICDFTIDHQSCSRVHAALVYHKHLKRVFLIDLNSTHGTFLGHIRLEPHKPQQVPIDSTVSFGASTRVYTIREKPQTQPGSGTGDSKTGEDEDLKGLLGLPEEETELENLTEFNTAHNKRISTLTIEEGNLDIQRPKRKRRSSRVSFSEEDEVINPEDVDPTVGRFRNMVQTAVVPIKKKKQDGHMGLGVEDGTSRRVHTFPFSGSLYGDLPPASHEANVHPAGAPCGAAIMGGLPLPFPNPAPEVDLSPTTAQPPVTLTIRPAPGPYAPEAVNEPRKKKYAKEAWPGKKPTPSLLI; translated from the exons ATGGCGGCGAATTCCATCGCAAACTTACCTCAGTTTGATTGTCCGACATG GGCTGGAAAACCTCCCCCAGGGCTCCATTTGGACGTGGTGAAAGGGGACAAGCTGGTGGAG AAGCTGATCATTGACGAAAAGAAGTACTACCTGTTTGGGCGTAACCCGGACATCTGCGACTTCACCATCGACCACCAGTCCTGCTCGCGCGTCCATGCCGCCCTGGTGTACCACAAGCACCTCAAGAGAGTCTTCCTTATTGACCTCAACAGCA CCCATGGCACATTTCTGGGGCACATCCGTCTGGAGCCTCACAAGCCGCAGCAGGTCCCCATCGACTCTACGGTGTCATTCGGTGCATCTACGCGGGTTTACACCATCCGGGAGAAACCACAGACGCAGCCTGGCTCAGGCACCGGGGACAGTAAGACCGGGGAGGATGAGGATCTCAAAGGGCTCCTCGGACTGCCAGAGGAGGAGACGGAGCTGGAG AACCTGACTGAATTCAACACAGCCCACAACAAGCGCATCTCCACCCTGACCATCGAGGAGGGAAACTTGGACATCCAGAGGCCCAAGCGTAAGAGGAGAAGCTCCCGGGTCTCATTCAGCGAGGAGGATGAGGTTATTAACCCAG AGGATGTGGACCCCACTGTGGGACGCTTCCGGAACATGGTTCAGACGGCGGTGGTTCCAATCAAG AAGAagaagcaggatggtcacatgggcCTTGGTGTGGAGGACGGGACCTCTCGCCGCGTGCACACCTTCCCCTTCAGCGGCAGCCTGTACGGGGACCTGCCGCCCGCCAGCCACGAGGCGAACGTCCACCCGGCAGGGGCCCCGTGCGGCGCCGCCATCATGGGAGGGCTGCCGCTGCCCTTCCCCAACCCAGCTCCCGAGGTTGACCTGTCCCCCACCACTGCACAGCCACCTGTCACCCTCACCATCAGGCCTGCCCCCGGCCCTTATGCCCCCGAGGCTGTCAATGAGCCCCGCAAGAAGAAGTATGCCAAGGAGGCGTGGCCTGGGAAGAAGCCCACCCCTTCCTTGCTTATATAG
- the rpa2 gene encoding replication protein A 32 kDa subunit, producing the protein MWNQGSYTDYSMGGGYTQSPGGFASPAASQGGEKKGRMRAQQIVPCTVSQLLSAAQSEDVFKVGEVEIAQITLVGVIRNMEKSMTNIQYKVDDMTGPPMDVKQWVDTEDPSVESTVIPPGSYVKVSGNLRSFQNHKTVVAFSVRPLEDINEITSHMLEVVQAHMLLSKPQVGGAVPAGKPTGSVSFGGMASMGGGYSGASDLVNNGLSPSQNQVLSLIKSCPDPQGISIQDLKMRLSGMSIAVIKQAVEFLSNEGHIFSTIDEDHFRSTDNDD; encoded by the exons ATGTGGAATCAAG GCAGTTATACTGACTATAGCATGGGGGGTGGCTACACGCAGTCTCCGGGGGGGTTTGCATCCCCAGCTGCATCACAAGGAGGAGAGAAAAAGGGA CGAATGAGAGCCCAGCAGATTGTCCCCTGCACAGTGTCCCAGCTCCTGTCTGCCGCACAGTCTGAGGATGTCTTCAAAGTAGGAGAGGTGGAAATTGCTCAG ATCACTTTGGTGGGCGTCATAAGAAACATGGAAAAGTCCATGACCAACATCCAGTATAAAGTGGATGACATGACAGGGCCTCCTATGGATGTGAAGCAGTGGGTGGACACTGAG GACCCGAGTGTTGAGAGTACAGTCATTCCTCCTGGTTCTTATGTTAAAGTCTCTGGAAACCTTCGCTCCTTCCAG AACCACAAGACGGTGGTGGCATTCAGCgtgcgccccctggaggacatCAATGAGATAACGTCCCACATGCTGGAGGTGGTCCAGGCACATATGCTGCTCAGCAAACCACAA GTGGGTGGAGCTGTGCCGGCGGGCAAGCCTACAGGTTCTGTCAGTTTTGGTGGTATGGCCAGCATGGGCGGAGGTTACTCTGGGGCCAGTGACCTTGTCAACAACGGGCTGAGCCCCAGCCAGAATCAG GTCCTGAGCTTGATCAAGAGCTGCCCTGACCCTCAAGGCATCAGCATCCAAGACCTGAAAATGAGGCTGAGTGGCATGAGCATTGCAGTTATCAA GCAGGCTGTGGAATTCCTGAGTAATGAAGGTCACATTTTCTCCACCATCGATGAAGATCACTTCAGATCAACCGACAATGACGACTAG
- the mecr gene encoding enoyl-[acyl-carrier-protein] reductase, mitochondrial — protein sequence MEVQHRLRLLSRIIGMKGPIICRAIVTVTQRSGQSYTVGRHLPPTWRGGASAGWCRSFSDVSARTCTALVYRKHGDPPEVVQSENMELPLMGEKSVLVKMLAAPINPSDINMVQGTYAILPDLPAVGGNEGVGQVLEVGSQVTSLKPGDWVIPRDAGLGTWRTTAVFNEVSLAEVPRDIPLLAAATLGVNPCTAYRMLSDFEALKPGDSVIQNAANSGVGQAVIQIAAARGIHTINVVRDRPGVQQLSDRLLAMGASHVIKEETLRQPEMKDFFKKCPRPKLALNAVGGKSATELLRHLQGGGTMVTYGGMAKQPVTVPVSSLIFKDVKVRGFWVTQWKRDHAHDERALSEMLAQLAALIWEGKLTAPACSEVGLQDFRGALDRAMQPYVSAKQILVM from the exons ATGGAAGTTCAGCATCGACTGAGATTGCTGTCAAGGATAATTGGGATGAAAGGACCGATCATTTGCAGAGCCATAGTCACTGTAACGCAACGATCAGGACAAAGTTACACTGTCGGCAGACACCTGCCACCAACATGGAGAGGAGGAGCATCTGCCGGGTGGTGCAGGTCGTTCTCAGACGTTTCTGCGAGAACTTGCACCGCGCTGGTTTACAGGAAACATGGAGATCCTCCAGAAGTCGTTCA GTCTGAGAACATGGAGCTGCCCCTTATGGGTGAAAAAAGTGTCCTTGTGAAGATGCTGGCTGCTCCAATCAATCCTTCTGATATTAACATGGTGCAAG GCACGTACGCCATCCTTCCAGACCTCCCAGCAGTtggaggtaatgagggggtggGCCAGGTCTTGGAGGTGGGCAGCCAAGTGACATCTTTAAAGCCGGGTGACTGGGTGATCCCAAGAGATGCTGGTCTAG GCACATGGCGCACTACAGCTGTGTTCAATGAGGTGTCCCTGGCTGAGGTACCCAGAGATATTCCTCTGTTGGCAGCAGCCACTCTGGGCGTCAACCCCTGCACGGCCTACAGGATGCTCTCCGACTTTGAGGCCCTGAAACCCG GTGACTCTGTGATCCAGAACGCTGCCAACAGTGGTGTGGGCCAGGCTGTCATTCAGATCGCAGCTGCAAGGGGAATCCACACCATCAATGTTGTCCGAGACCG ACCAGGCGTCCAGCAGCTCTCTGATAGGCTCCTGGCTATGGGCGCCAGTCATGTGATCAAGGAAGAGACATTGCGGCAGCCAGAAATGAAGGACTTCTTTAAG AAGTGTCCTCGACCCAAGCTGGCGCTGAATGCAGTGGGCGGGAAGAGCGCGACAGAACTGCTCCGGCATTTGCA AGGTGGTGGTACCATGGTTACCTATGGTGGAATGGCAAAGCAGCCAGTCACTGTTCCAGTG AGTTCCCTGATATTCAAGGACGTGAAGGTGAGGGGGTTCTGGGTGACCCAGTGGAAGAGGGACCATGCCCATG ATGAGAGGGCACTGTCGGAGATGCTGGCCCAACTTGCAGCCCTGATCTGGGAGGGGAAACTGACTGCGCCAGCCTGTTCGGAGGTCGGCCTGCAGGACTTCAGGGGAGCGCTGGACCGTGCCATGCAGCCGTATGTCTCTGCCAAGCAGATTCTGGTCATGTGA
- the LOC111848855 gene encoding nuclear inhibitor of protein phosphatase 1 isoform X1 produces MAANSIANLPQFDCPTWAYWGVVDGFVSRAGKPPPGLHLDVVKGDKLVEKLIIDEKKYYLFGRNPDICDFTIDHQSCSRVHAALVYHKHLKRVFLIDLNSTHGTFLGHIRLEPHKPQQVPIDSTVSFGASTRVYTIREKPQTQPGSGTGDSKTGEDEDLKGLLGLPEEETELENLTEFNTAHNKRISTLTIEEGNLDIQRPKRKRRSSRVSFSEEDEVINPEDVDPTVGRFRNMVQTAVVPIKKKKQDGHMGLGVEDGTSRRVHTFPFSGSLYGDLPPASHEANVHPAGAPCGAAIMGGLPLPFPNPAPEVDLSPTTAQPPVTLTIRPAPGPYAPEAVNEPRKKKYAKEAWPGKKPTPSLLI; encoded by the exons ATGGCGGCGAATTCCATCGCAAACTTACCTCAGTTTGATTGTCCGACATG GGCTTATTGGGGTGTGGTGGATGGTTTTGTTTCCAGGGCTGGAAAACCTCCCCCAGGGCTCCATTTGGACGTGGTGAAAGGGGACAAGCTGGTGGAG AAGCTGATCATTGACGAAAAGAAGTACTACCTGTTTGGGCGTAACCCGGACATCTGCGACTTCACCATCGACCACCAGTCCTGCTCGCGCGTCCATGCCGCCCTGGTGTACCACAAGCACCTCAAGAGAGTCTTCCTTATTGACCTCAACAGCA CCCATGGCACATTTCTGGGGCACATCCGTCTGGAGCCTCACAAGCCGCAGCAGGTCCCCATCGACTCTACGGTGTCATTCGGTGCATCTACGCGGGTTTACACCATCCGGGAGAAACCACAGACGCAGCCTGGCTCAGGCACCGGGGACAGTAAGACCGGGGAGGATGAGGATCTCAAAGGGCTCCTCGGACTGCCAGAGGAGGAGACGGAGCTGGAG AACCTGACTGAATTCAACACAGCCCACAACAAGCGCATCTCCACCCTGACCATCGAGGAGGGAAACTTGGACATCCAGAGGCCCAAGCGTAAGAGGAGAAGCTCCCGGGTCTCATTCAGCGAGGAGGATGAGGTTATTAACCCAG AGGATGTGGACCCCACTGTGGGACGCTTCCGGAACATGGTTCAGACGGCGGTGGTTCCAATCAAG AAGAagaagcaggatggtcacatgggcCTTGGTGTGGAGGACGGGACCTCTCGCCGCGTGCACACCTTCCCCTTCAGCGGCAGCCTGTACGGGGACCTGCCGCCCGCCAGCCACGAGGCGAACGTCCACCCGGCAGGGGCCCCGTGCGGCGCCGCCATCATGGGAGGGCTGCCGCTGCCCTTCCCCAACCCAGCTCCCGAGGTTGACCTGTCCCCCACCACTGCACAGCCACCTGTCACCCTCACCATCAGGCCTGCCCCCGGCCCTTATGCCCCCGAGGCTGTCAATGAGCCCCGCAAGAAGAAGTATGCCAAGGAGGCGTGGCCTGGGAAGAAGCCCACCCCTTCCTTGCTTATATAG